Proteins from a single region of Clupea harengus chromosome 5, Ch_v2.0.2, whole genome shotgun sequence:
- the LOC105897927 gene encoding uncharacterized protein LOC105897927: MMCDVGLQVTAALETLKPELCEYPSLSIRIGLKWCVCVIYLLTVSPFGRILNIWDITKYIGKWKLAHIKGYHFETFNGEQAHKNLLKQRELDCKTSIPLPIVCMMETEALRILEKMEQTYRSEFGANHQLTKDVQDRIEAVRAQLAVKCVFVPTLTLWQDDLKLWCSWLLLTLLNRGNKHLRSGWRQWLGTLVTGWSQWLRNLTRRPPATKTEATEADDSDVSPSGWRQWLGTLVTGWSQWLRNLIRRPPATKTKATEADDSDVSPSGWRQWLGTLVTGWRPPATATEATKTKVSLKSGQSQHM; encoded by the exons ATGATGTGTGATGTTGGCCTACAGGTGACAGCAGCCCTAGAGACCCTCAAACCAGAACTTTGTGAGTACCCTTCCTTATCAATCAGGATAGGtttaaaatggtgtgtgtgtgtgatttatttgttGACAGTCAGTCCTTTTGGTCGTATACTGAATATCTGGGATATAACCAAGTACATCGGCAAGTGGAAGTTAGCACACATAAAGGGCTACCACTTTGAAACCTTCAACGGAGAGCAAGCCCACAAGAACCTGCTCAAGCAAAGGGAGTTAGACTGCAAAACCAGT ATTCCTCTTCCTATTGTGTGCATGATGGAGACCGAGGCTCTGCGTATTCTGGAGAAGATGGAACAGA CATACAGGTCTGAATTTGGGGCCAACCACCAATTGACCAAAGACGTCCAGGACAGGATTGAGGCGGTGAGAGCCCAGCTAGCTGTTAAGTGTGTCTTCGTCCCGACCCTCACTCTCTGGCAGGACGATCTGAAGTTATGGTGTTCGTGGCTGCTGTTAACCCTGCTAAACAGGGGAAACAAGCATCTCCGATCAGGGTGGAGGCAGTGGCTCGGGACACTTGTGACAGGATGGAGCCAGTGGCTAAGGAACCTGACAAGGAGGCCACCAGCGACCAAAACCGAGGCAACGGAGGCAGACGACAGCGACGTCTCTCCATCAGGATGGAGGCAGTGGCTCGGGACACTTGTGACAGGATGGAGCCAGTGGCTGAGGAACCTGATAAGGAGGCCACCAGCGACCAAGACCAAGGCAACGGAGGCAGACGACAGCGACGTCTCTCCATCAGGATGGAGGCAGTGGCTCGGGACACTTGTGACAGGATGGAGGCCACCAGCGACTGCGACCGAGGCAACGAAGACCAAGGTGTCCCTCAAAAGCGGCCAGTCACAACACATGTAG